A DNA window from Rossellomorea marisflavi contains the following coding sequences:
- a CDS encoding DUF3900 domain-containing protein, with protein MDFTIQYLSFYLISVDGKGEEADKRQKHFQTLTTATYEESPLKTFLDGELTKITKRKVDRHAKSENAPTKIGRFIVEPGHELTSNPNYNLFHKTRFAEDSDTFREATDQIVQMYLETSAIRGGAVIVATAKLTKFFDDPFVFIMKCDFEPKVATITDEATLIHNVEMAITTKGMKSVQYPYMPEDGMMDPAELKIHQASHAHYFENFLKWVEFEKSMPEIVKSQVYGMVKEHISETYAESSDERAEFEEAVEEWAISPKREMQERFTPEQVVEAAAQIVEQSPEVELKMRLDHMAVKAMLSDFGDRLHFAKVNDRYVLMIESDTVTFEQGFSPLEFLKPDDLHEVIERIQNKTT; from the coding sequence ATGGACTTTACGATACAATATCTATCATTCTATCTGATTTCCGTCGATGGAAAAGGTGAGGAAGCAGACAAGCGTCAGAAACACTTCCAGACCCTCACGACTGCAACTTATGAAGAAAGCCCCCTTAAAACATTCCTGGACGGTGAACTCACCAAGATCACGAAACGGAAGGTGGACCGTCATGCGAAATCCGAAAATGCACCAACCAAAATCGGACGGTTTATCGTTGAACCCGGTCATGAGCTGACGTCCAATCCCAACTACAATCTCTTCCACAAGACCCGGTTCGCAGAAGACAGCGACACCTTCCGAGAGGCCACCGATCAAATCGTGCAGATGTACCTCGAGACGAGCGCAATCCGGGGAGGGGCCGTGATCGTTGCCACTGCAAAGCTGACGAAATTCTTTGATGATCCTTTTGTCTTCATCATGAAATGTGATTTCGAACCGAAGGTCGCAACCATCACGGACGAAGCGACGCTCATACACAATGTCGAAATGGCCATCACCACAAAGGGGATGAAATCGGTGCAGTATCCGTATATGCCGGAAGACGGGATGATGGACCCGGCTGAACTGAAAATCCATCAGGCATCCCATGCCCATTATTTCGAAAACTTCCTCAAGTGGGTCGAGTTCGAGAAATCCATGCCTGAAATCGTAAAATCCCAAGTGTATGGCATGGTCAAGGAACATATTTCCGAAACGTATGCCGAATCAAGCGACGAGCGAGCGGAGTTCGAGGAGGCTGTTGAGGAATGGGCCATCAGCCCGAAACGGGAGATGCAGGAGAGGTTCACCCCGGAACAAGTCGTCGAAGCCGCAGCGCAGATTGTCGAGCAGTCACCGGAAGTGGAGCTGAAGATGCGCCTTGACCATATGGCCGTGAAGGCGATGCTGTCAGACTTCGGGGACCGTCTCCATTTTGCAAAAGTGAACGACCGGTACGTCCTCATGATCGAGAGCGATACCGTGACGTTCGAGCAGGGATTTTCTCCATTGGAGTTCCTGAAACCGGATGATCTCCATGAGGTGATTGAGCGTATCCAGAATAAAACCACTTAA
- a CDS encoding peptidase E, giving the protein MKQIIAMGGGGFSMEPDNLALDQYILDQSKKTSPKILFLPTASGDAEGYIKRFYDAFNSLPCIPTHLSLFKPPVRDLEGFILDHDIVYVGGGNTKSMLALWREWGVDRILRKGYEDGIIMSGLSAGSICWFDSGVTDSFGDELDIVHGLGFIEGSHSPHYDGETERRPAFHSFIKQGLIPEGYGADDGAALHFVDGKLTRVLTSRPQASAYRVDIKDKVISEKKLDCDYLIGELPKGVKP; this is encoded by the coding sequence ATGAAGCAAATCATCGCAATGGGCGGCGGGGGATTCTCAATGGAACCCGATAACCTTGCCCTGGATCAATACATACTGGATCAATCGAAAAAAACATCGCCCAAAATCCTGTTTCTGCCAACAGCTAGCGGGGATGCGGAAGGATACATCAAGCGCTTTTACGATGCATTCAATTCTCTTCCTTGCATCCCTACCCATTTATCGCTCTTCAAACCTCCAGTAAGAGACCTGGAAGGGTTTATTCTCGACCATGATATTGTCTACGTAGGGGGAGGGAATACCAAAAGCATGCTCGCCCTCTGGAGGGAGTGGGGTGTGGACAGAATTTTGAGAAAAGGCTACGAAGACGGAATCATTATGTCGGGCCTGAGTGCCGGTTCGATCTGCTGGTTCGACAGCGGTGTAACGGACTCATTTGGAGACGAACTCGATATCGTTCATGGCCTCGGATTCATCGAGGGAAGCCATTCCCCCCACTATGACGGAGAAACAGAGAGAAGACCGGCATTCCATTCGTTTATCAAGCAGGGATTGATCCCTGAAGGGTATGGGGCTGATGACGGAGCTGCACTTCATTTTGTGGACGGGAAATTGACGAGAGTCCTCACTTCTCGACCACAAGCTTCCGCCTATAGGGTGGACATAAAGGATAAGGTCATATCCGAGAAAAAGCTGGACTGTGATTATTTAATAGGAGAGCTTCCAAAGGGGGTCAAGCCATGA
- a CDS encoding excalibur calcium-binding domain-containing protein, with protein MKKMIGCALILSLSLASLSVPATEAAAAKKYKNCTELNKDYKGGVARAKGVKNKGGKTKYTPHVSKALYDANKSKDRDKDSIACER; from the coding sequence ATGAAGAAGATGATCGGTTGTGCACTCATTCTCTCACTCTCGCTCGCTTCACTGAGTGTTCCCGCCACTGAGGCAGCTGCCGCCAAGAAGTATAAAAACTGTACCGAACTGAACAAAGACTACAAAGGCGGTGTCGCCAGGGCGAAAGGTGTGAAGAATAAAGGCGGAAAGACAAAATACACCCCGCATGTTTCAAAAGCACTTTATGATGCCAATAAGAGTAAGGATCGTGACAAAGACTCCATCGCATGTGAAAGGTAA
- the cspD gene encoding cold-shock protein CspD: protein MLQGKVKWFNAEKGFGFIEVEGQDDVFVHFSAIQGDGYKTLEEGQDVTFEIVEGARGPQAANVQK, encoded by the coding sequence ATGCTACAGGGTAAAGTAAAATGGTTCAACGCCGAAAAAGGTTTCGGCTTCATCGAAGTCGAAGGCCAGGACGATGTATTCGTTCATTTCTCCGCGATTCAAGGTGATGGATACAAGACGTTGGAAGAGGGACAGGACGTGACATTTGAAATCGTTGAAGGGGCCCGTGGACCTCAGGCAGCCAACGTTCAAAAGTAA
- a CDS encoding MDR family MFS transporter, whose translation MVVEQKGSKLVLAGLLLAILMSAMDNTIVATALGAIVADLNGADKFVWVTSAYMVAVMAGMPIFGKLSDMYGRKKFFVFGLFVFLLGSVLCGLSQSIVQLSIFRAIQGIGGGALMPIAFTIVFDIFPPEARGKMTGLLGAVFGSSSVFGPLIGAFLTDNFSWHWIFYVNLPIGLLSLIFILGSYKESPERSDQRIDWGGAITLVVAVVSLMFGLEFGGKEYAWTSWQILSLFAGFLIFFIAFLMIERKAAEPIISFWMFKRPLFASAQALAFLYGATFIILTILIPIFVQAVYGGSATNAGLVLTPLMLGSVVGSAVAGISMSKTSYRNIMWISIISFIIGMALLSTVGPDTSRWLLTVYMVISGFGVGFSFSLLPNATIHKLEPRYRGSANSTNSFFRSLGMTIGITLFGAMQSKFFASNLEDAFGKSGGMASGDSSSLFSAEMRDKIPDEVLSKITQAMSDSITHTFAYALIPLGIAVVFVYLMGKSRLEVSKTKPKKG comes from the coding sequence GTGGTAGTAGAACAAAAAGGGTCCAAACTCGTCCTTGCGGGACTTCTTTTGGCCATCCTTATGTCTGCGATGGACAATACCATCGTAGCGACCGCTTTGGGTGCCATTGTCGCCGACTTAAACGGTGCAGATAAGTTCGTATGGGTAACGTCCGCCTATATGGTTGCGGTCATGGCGGGAATGCCGATTTTCGGGAAACTGTCTGATATGTACGGCAGGAAAAAATTCTTCGTGTTCGGCTTATTTGTGTTTTTGCTTGGATCGGTCCTGTGCGGTCTTTCACAAAGCATCGTCCAGCTCAGTATTTTCCGTGCAATCCAGGGTATCGGTGGAGGAGCATTGATGCCAATTGCCTTCACAATTGTTTTTGACATTTTTCCTCCTGAAGCACGAGGGAAAATGACCGGGCTCCTCGGAGCCGTCTTCGGTTCGTCCTCCGTCTTCGGTCCGTTGATCGGGGCGTTCTTGACGGACAATTTCTCATGGCACTGGATTTTCTATGTGAACCTCCCTATCGGTCTTCTTTCATTGATTTTCATCCTGGGTTCATACAAGGAATCGCCTGAACGTTCCGATCAGCGCATTGATTGGGGAGGAGCGATCACCCTCGTGGTTGCCGTCGTCAGCTTGATGTTCGGACTTGAATTCGGAGGAAAGGAATATGCCTGGACTTCCTGGCAGATCCTTTCTCTGTTCGCAGGATTTTTGATTTTCTTTATCGCATTCTTGATGATCGAAAGAAAGGCTGCTGAACCGATCATATCATTCTGGATGTTTAAGAGACCGCTTTTTGCCTCTGCTCAGGCATTGGCATTCCTGTACGGAGCGACCTTCATCATCCTGACCATCCTGATCCCGATCTTCGTTCAGGCGGTTTACGGGGGATCGGCGACGAATGCCGGTCTTGTCCTCACACCGCTCATGCTCGGTTCCGTCGTCGGGAGTGCAGTGGCGGGGATTTCCATGTCCAAGACGAGCTATCGGAATATCATGTGGATCTCCATCATTTCCTTTATCATCGGGATGGCTCTTCTATCGACGGTCGGTCCTGATACGAGCAGGTGGCTCCTTACGGTCTACATGGTCATCAGTGGATTTGGCGTAGGGTTTTCCTTCTCACTTCTGCCGAATGCAACGATCCATAAGCTCGAACCACGTTACAGGGGTTCAGCGAATTCAACGAATTCGTTCTTCCGCTCTCTTGGGATGACCATCGGGATCACACTTTTCGGTGCGATGCAATCAAAGTTCTTTGCTTCGAATCTGGAGGATGCATTCGGTAAATCAGGGGGAATGGCTTCTGGTGATTCAAGCAGCCTATTCTCTGCTGAAATGCGTGATAAGATCCCTGATGAGGTTCTCAGCAAAATCACTCAGGCCATGTCTGACTCCATCACCCATACGTTCGCTTATGCACTCATTCCACTTGGAATTGCCGTTGTGTTTGTTTACCTGATGGGGAAATCCAGATTAGAAGTATCTAAAACCAAGCCGAAAAAAGGCTGA
- a CDS encoding NUDIX hydrolase → MDEKGLLEAFKHRKPRLLGAGSYASFAILLPLIRFDGKPHILFEVRSRDMRRQPGEICFPGGKVDPSDPGEKEAAIRETSEELGISVDEVMDVYPLDYIITPFGTMIYPFVGWIETTPEKLQPNPAEVGEVFTVPLDNLVNDDPDIYTIDVKMHPEESFPYDRIPGGKQYEWQARKMQEVFYYHEDKVIWGLTARILHHFLSELKKNQ, encoded by the coding sequence ATGGATGAGAAGGGGTTGCTTGAAGCCTTCAAGCATCGGAAACCTAGGCTCCTTGGAGCAGGATCTTATGCTTCCTTCGCGATTTTGCTGCCACTGATACGGTTCGATGGGAAGCCACATATACTGTTTGAAGTCCGGTCCCGGGATATGAGGAGACAACCCGGAGAAATCTGTTTTCCTGGGGGGAAAGTGGATCCGTCTGATCCCGGTGAAAAGGAAGCTGCCATCAGGGAGACTTCTGAAGAACTCGGTATCTCAGTGGATGAGGTGATGGATGTCTACCCCCTTGACTATATCATCACACCCTTTGGAACGATGATCTATCCGTTTGTCGGATGGATCGAAACCACGCCGGAGAAGCTTCAACCTAATCCGGCAGAAGTGGGGGAGGTCTTTACGGTTCCCCTGGACAATCTGGTGAATGATGATCCTGATATTTATACGATCGATGTGAAGATGCATCCGGAAGAGTCGTTCCCTTATGACCGGATACCGGGAGGCAAACAGTATGAATGGCAGGCCAGGAAGATGCAGGAGGTCTTTTACTACCATGAAGACAAAGTCATCTGGGGATTAACGGCACGGATACTTCACCATTTTTTAAGCGAGCTGAAAAAAAACCAATAA
- a CDS encoding PH domain-containing protein, with product MFGKMASDVLGLSDIGSVIHPQDYDKADADDYIMHEDGEKIYFLIKSKSDEYCFTNKALIHLDGTSATSKKRMLKRFDYYKHTISGVMLETAGTVDLDVEIKFKIGSESYSIDVHKKFLTEVKDLYKSLIKIGEIAADNSVYSTYASESLSVASQTLGQVKADHADVSAQFREINEYAFDWLIEKKKTFVQKDYGTVFETFIQN from the coding sequence ATGTTCGGAAAGATGGCTTCAGATGTACTGGGACTGAGCGATATTGGTTCGGTCATCCATCCACAGGATTATGATAAGGCGGATGCAGATGACTACATCATGCATGAAGACGGGGAGAAGATATACTTCCTGATCAAATCGAAGTCCGATGAATATTGTTTCACCAATAAAGCCCTCATCCACCTTGACGGTACAAGCGCCACAAGCAAGAAGCGCATGTTGAAACGCTTTGATTATTATAAGCACACAATCAGCGGCGTCATGCTTGAAACGGCCGGTACAGTCGACTTGGATGTGGAGATCAAATTCAAGATCGGTTCAGAATCTTATTCCATCGATGTGCATAAAAAATTCCTCACTGAAGTGAAGGACCTTTATAAATCCCTCATCAAAATCGGGGAGATTGCCGCTGATAACAGCGTGTATTCAACTTACGCTTCAGAGAGCCTGTCCGTTGCCTCCCAAACCCTGGGGCAGGTAAAGGCAGACCACGCAGATGTGTCCGCTCAATTCAGGGAAATCAATGAATATGCCTTTGACTGGCTGATTGAAAAGAAAAAGACCTTCGTGCAGAAGGATTATGGAACCGTATTTGAAACGTTCATCCAAAATTGA